The Gemmatimonadota bacterium genome has a window encoding:
- a CDS encoding UvrD-helicase domain-containing protein has protein sequence MDDLTLRYRFSSTKVSFQRIEKTELMNGWIWTSIRIHFPAAHVTISGLSRRPAFEFADAIERAWIDWWRTMLSSHEGKLSSCHQRLKELADPARYVSRSLFADIESEAKEAVAGFPANWPASLSDSTAIRGFRYIRTFLADPEKRRLEANRTYVKNELARSKAFFDQIGTNPLTDEQRRAVVVDEDRNLVVAAAGSGKTAVTAAKTAWLIHKEYRQPSEILLLAFARDAQQEMKERVRACLGDRVGRDVSVRTFHSLGTSITGEVEGRSPTLSRVAEDDKALFDILRGIIADLTADPGFSDTMLSWFREHFAPYRSQHDFETMGEYWDYVQSQEIRSMKGDLVKSCEECEIANFLYLSGIPYEYERPYEHDTATPEKRQYQPDFYLTDAEVYIEHFAISASGDTPPFIDRKQYHAERDWKRRLHAEHGTELIETFSHEKATGKLTANLEEKLASHGVSLSPLPQEDVFSLLEEQGRIDPFTRVVGTFIQHYKGAHLSAAELTRRVEKAPDAQRVKAFISVFLPIFERYQAFLDDEGRIDFHDMINKASDYVESGRYQSPYRYILVDEFQDISPGRARLLKALVDQPEAAQLFAVGDDWQAIYRFTGSDIAIMGEFHQRFGESERIDLGTTFRCADSIAAEERRLLYVAMTRARYGVWLLADGDSPSSFVTELLRDGYEVSVLGRLLEGSAACPNCRTGRLTRQTNSNAGNAFYVCSHQPYCEYKKPACPYCRNGLPVKSGACFHCQHCGQQVEKCPACDGWLKLRNGKYGPFLGCSSWPGCAYTRSMPDPDGT, from the coding sequence ATGGACGATCTGACACTAAGGTACAGGTTCAGTTCCACGAAGGTCTCCTTTCAAAGAATCGAAAAAACCGAATTGATGAACGGATGGATCTGGACCAGCATACGAATCCACTTTCCCGCAGCACACGTAACGATTTCCGGGTTGTCTCGTCGTCCGGCATTCGAGTTTGCCGATGCAATTGAGCGCGCATGGATTGACTGGTGGCGAACGATGCTCTCCTCACACGAAGGCAAACTCAGTTCGTGCCACCAGCGCCTGAAGGAACTCGCGGACCCTGCCAGGTATGTGTCTCGCAGCCTCTTCGCAGATATTGAAAGCGAAGCCAAAGAGGCGGTTGCCGGATTCCCGGCCAACTGGCCCGCCAGTTTGTCTGACAGTACTGCAATCCGCGGATTTCGATATATAAGAACTTTCCTGGCCGATCCCGAAAAACGCAGGTTGGAAGCCAACAGGACCTATGTTAAGAACGAGCTCGCCCGGTCTAAGGCGTTCTTCGACCAGATCGGGACGAATCCGCTCACCGACGAGCAAAGAAGAGCAGTCGTTGTCGACGAGGACCGCAATCTGGTTGTCGCCGCCGCCGGCAGTGGAAAGACGGCCGTCACAGCGGCCAAGACTGCCTGGCTGATCCACAAGGAATACAGGCAACCATCCGAAATACTCCTTCTGGCATTCGCACGAGACGCTCAGCAAGAAATGAAAGAAAGAGTTCGAGCCTGTCTCGGCGATCGTGTTGGACGCGACGTATCGGTTCGAACGTTCCACAGTCTGGGGACATCCATCACGGGAGAAGTCGAGGGTAGAAGCCCGACCCTTTCACGTGTGGCAGAGGATGACAAGGCCCTGTTTGACATTTTGAGAGGCATAATAGCTGATTTGACCGCCGACCCCGGTTTTTCAGATACAATGCTCAGTTGGTTCAGGGAACACTTCGCGCCCTATCGAAGTCAACACGACTTTGAGACCATGGGAGAATATTGGGATTACGTCCAGTCACAGGAAATCCGTTCCATGAAAGGCGACCTGGTAAAGAGCTGCGAGGAATGCGAAATCGCCAACTTTCTCTATCTCTCGGGGATACCGTACGAATACGAGAGACCGTATGAGCACGACACGGCGACGCCTGAAAAACGGCAATACCAACCGGATTTCTACCTTACGGACGCGGAAGTGTACATTGAGCATTTCGCGATATCTGCTTCAGGAGACACGCCGCCGTTCATAGACCGTAAGCAATACCATGCGGAGAGAGACTGGAAACGGCGACTGCACGCTGAACATGGAACCGAACTTATTGAAACATTCAGTCATGAGAAAGCGACGGGTAAACTCACTGCAAACCTGGAAGAAAAACTGGCTTCCCACGGCGTTTCGCTTTCCCCTTTACCTCAGGAGGACGTGTTTTCCCTTTTGGAAGAACAGGGCCGTATCGATCCGTTTACACGGGTAGTCGGAACCTTCATTCAACACTACAAGGGAGCGCATCTTTCAGCCGCCGAACTTACCAGGCGGGTCGAAAAAGCTCCCGATGCCCAAAGGGTCAAGGCATTCATTTCTGTCTTCCTTCCCATATTCGAGCGGTATCAGGCATTCCTCGACGACGAGGGGCGGATCGACTTTCACGACATGATCAACAAAGCCTCAGACTATGTGGAAAGCGGACGCTATCAGTCTCCTTACCGCTATATCCTCGTAGACGAGTTCCAGGACATCTCACCGGGAAGGGCGCGACTCCTTAAAGCGCTGGTTGATCAACCCGAAGCGGCACAGTTGTTTGCGGTTGGTGACGATTGGCAGGCAATTTATCGGTTTACCGGTTCGGACATCGCCATCATGGGCGAGTTTCACCAACGCTTCGGCGAATCAGAGCGCATCGACCTGGGAACGACGTTTCGATGTGCCGACAGCATCGCTGCGGAGGAGCGTCGTCTACTCTATGTCGCTATGACTCGTGCCAGGTACGGTGTCTGGCTTCTGGCAGATGGCGACTCGCCTTCGTCGTTCGTCACGGAACTTCTGCGTGACGGCTATGAAGTTTCGGTTTTGGGCCGACTGTTGGAAGGGAGTGCTGCGTGTCCGAATTGCAGGACAGGTCGTCTCACTCGTCAAACAAACTCAAATGCGGGAAACGCCTTCTACGTCTGTTCACACCAGCCGTATTGTGAATACAAAAAACCCGCGTGTCCCTACTGTAGGAATGGGCTGCCCGTAAAGTCCGGGGCGTGTTTTCATTGCCAGCACTGCGGGCAGCAGGTCGAAAAGTGCCCGGCATGCGACGGATGGCTGAAACTGAGGAACGGCAAATACGGCCCGTTTCTGGGTTGCTCGAGTTGGCCAGGTTGCGCCTACACGCGAAGCATGCCAGATCCGGACGGTACCTAG
- a CDS encoding carboxylate-amine ligase codes for MAQDSTADPLAITLGVEEEFFLVDPATRDLLPDPDPRIFEHCNENRGDHKVVAEFLRSQIETTTRVCSSVADVHAALIETRRLVIDAATQHGAAVLAASTHPFAAWHSQVVTAGRRYEQFAMTYQQAVRELLVGGMHIHAGFGDGDSRVRVMTAMRRYLPLLHALSASSPFSSGGETGFKSYRLTLFGSMPRTGLPGPLHSWAEFEKLVEDYQRMEFIQDSSELWWDIRPSRSFPTLELRICDICQTVDDAMGVVALYACLVRHLLRLDMEGQLPPEPPTELIKENCWLAQRYGVVAFLGDTEGSGRLDIDEYAEALVEKLSDDARALDCEDALRHILDLIRYGTGSDRQIDHYRLRRLEGDSEEEALRAVVDLVVEETGSGLDAAG; via the coding sequence ATGGCACAAGACAGCACCGCAGATCCCCTCGCCATCACGCTGGGCGTCGAGGAAGAGTTCTTCCTGGTCGACCCCGCAACGCGCGACCTGCTGCCCGACCCCGATCCCCGCATCTTCGAGCATTGTAACGAAAACCGGGGGGACCACAAGGTCGTGGCCGAGTTCCTCCGGTCCCAGATCGAAACGACCACCCGGGTCTGCTCGTCCGTGGCGGACGTTCACGCGGCCCTGATCGAGACACGCCGACTCGTCATCGACGCGGCCACCCAACATGGCGCGGCGGTACTGGCCGCCTCCACCCATCCCTTCGCGGCCTGGCACAGCCAGGTCGTCACCGCCGGGCGCCGCTACGAACAGTTCGCCATGACCTACCAGCAGGCCGTGCGGGAACTGCTTGTGGGCGGCATGCACATCCACGCGGGTTTCGGCGACGGCGACAGCCGGGTGCGGGTCATGACGGCCATGCGCCGGTACCTGCCCCTGCTTCACGCGCTTTCGGCATCCTCGCCCTTCAGCAGCGGCGGAGAGACCGGCTTCAAGTCCTACCGCCTGACCCTCTTCGGCAGCATGCCGCGCACGGGGCTGCCCGGACCGCTCCATTCCTGGGCCGAATTCGAGAAGCTGGTCGAAGATTACCAGAGGATGGAGTTCATCCAGGACAGCAGCGAGCTCTGGTGGGATATCCGGCCCTCCCGGTCCTTCCCCACGCTGGAGCTGCGCATCTGCGACATCTGCCAGACCGTGGACGACGCCATGGGCGTGGTCGCGCTTTACGCATGCCTCGTGCGGCACCTGCTTCGTCTGGACATGGAAGGGCAGCTTCCACCGGAGCCGCCGACGGAACTGATCAAGGAGAACTGCTGGCTCGCCCAGCGGTACGGCGTGGTGGCCTTCCTGGGCGACACGGAGGGATCGGGCCGGCTGGATATCGACGAGTACGCCGAAGCCCTGGTCGAAAAACTGTCAGACGACGCGCGGGCCCTGGATTGTGAGGACGCACTGCGTCACATCCTGGACCTCATCCGGTACGGCACCGGGTCGGACCGGCAGATCGACCACTACCGCCTGCGCCGCCTCGAAGGGGATTCGGAGGAGGAAGCCCTGCGCGCCGTGGTGGATCTCGTGGTCGAGGAAACCGGAAGCGGTTTGGATGCGGCGGGCTAG
- a CDS encoding ribbon-helix-helix domain-containing protein, with translation MSKITAKVPDSLLKALDAVAMELEITRSALVRQALQRYLDDYGDLNLAVERLQDPADRALSWHEVRSALLNTG, from the coding sequence ATGAGCAAAATCACCGCAAAGGTTCCGGACAGCCTCCTTAAAGCACTGGATGCGGTTGCCATGGAACTCGAGATTACCCGGTCAGCCCTGGTTCGCCAGGCGCTGCAGCGTTATCTCGACGACTATGGTGATCTCAACCTGGCCGTCGAGCGCCTGCAGGATCCCGCGGACAGGGCGTTAAGCTGGCACGAGGTCAGGAGCGCGCTGCTCAATACAGGTTGA
- the dnaK gene encoding molecular chaperone DnaK, protein MGKIIGIDLGTTNSCVAVVEGGEPTVVPNAEGGRTTSSVVGFSKDGERLVGATAKRQAVTNPDATVYSVKRFMGRRFEEVPDERIRMPYSVVEGSNGQVSIKIEDKSYSPPEISAAVLQKMKQTAEDYLGETVDEAVITVPAYFNDSQRQATKDAGRIAGLDVKRIINEPTAASLAYGLDKKSNEKIAVFDLGGGTFDISILEIGDGVFEVMATNGDTHLGGDDLDDAVVDFLADEFKKEAGIDLRNDAMALQRLKEAAEKAKCELSTAGQTEVALPFITADASGPKHLNRTMTRAQLEQLVDPLIQRVVAPCRQAVSDAGLSASDIDEVVLVGGSTRMPKVQEIVKELFGKEPNRGVNPDEVVAIGAAIQGAVLSGDVKDVLLLDVTPLSLGIETLGGVFTRLIDRNTTIPTKKSQVFSTAADNQPSVEVHVLQGERDMALYNRTLGKFYLDGIPPAHRGVPQIEVTFDIDANGILHVSAKDMGTGKEQQIRIEASSGLSEAEIDKMVKDAEAHADEDSKKKEEVEARNQADQLVYSTEKSLEEHGDKLSAEDRGAIDAALAELKTALEGSDPAAIKAATEKLTQASQKLAEVLYQQAQAEQAAAQAAQAGGAAGPDGPQDGPQGPPPGAQPGGDPQAQKKKKEDGAIDADYEVVN, encoded by the coding sequence ATGGGCAAGATCATTGGAATCGACCTGGGCACGACCAACTCCTGTGTGGCGGTGGTCGAGGGCGGCGAGCCGACCGTGGTGCCGAACGCGGAAGGCGGCCGGACGACGTCCTCCGTCGTGGGCTTTTCGAAGGATGGCGAGCGGCTCGTCGGCGCCACGGCCAAGCGGCAGGCGGTGACCAATCCGGACGCGACGGTCTACTCCGTCAAGCGGTTCATGGGACGCCGCTTCGAAGAGGTGCCCGACGAGCGCATCCGCATGCCCTACAGCGTGGTGGAAGGATCGAACGGCCAGGTCAGCATAAAAATCGAGGACAAGTCGTACTCGCCCCCGGAGATCTCCGCGGCGGTCCTGCAGAAGATGAAGCAGACGGCTGAGGACTACCTGGGCGAGACCGTGGACGAGGCCGTGATCACGGTGCCGGCCTATTTCAACGACAGCCAGCGCCAGGCCACCAAGGACGCCGGCCGCATCGCGGGCCTGGACGTCAAGCGCATCATCAACGAGCCGACGGCCGCGTCGCTGGCCTACGGGCTCGACAAGAAGAGCAACGAGAAGATCGCCGTATTCGACCTCGGCGGCGGCACCTTCGACATTTCGATCCTCGAAATCGGCGACGGCGTCTTCGAGGTCATGGCGACCAACGGCGACACCCACCTGGGCGGCGACGACCTGGACGATGCGGTCGTGGACTTCCTGGCGGACGAGTTCAAGAAGGAGGCGGGCATCGACCTCCGCAACGACGCCATGGCCCTGCAGCGGCTCAAGGAAGCGGCCGAGAAGGCCAAGTGCGAGCTGTCGACCGCGGGACAGACGGAAGTGGCCCTGCCCTTCATCACGGCGGACGCCTCCGGTCCCAAGCACCTGAACCGCACCATGACGCGGGCCCAGCTCGAGCAGCTCGTGGATCCGCTCATCCAGCGGGTGGTGGCGCCGTGCCGGCAGGCGGTCTCCGACGCGGGACTGTCCGCTTCCGACATCGACGAGGTGGTGCTCGTGGGCGGATCGACACGCATGCCCAAGGTGCAGGAAATCGTCAAGGAACTCTTCGGCAAGGAGCCCAACCGGGGCGTGAACCCGGACGAAGTCGTGGCCATCGGCGCGGCGATCCAGGGCGCGGTGCTGTCCGGCGACGTGAAGGACGTGCTCCTGCTCGACGTCACGCCGCTGTCCCTGGGCATCGAGACCCTGGGCGGCGTCTTCACGCGGCTCATCGACCGGAACACGACGATCCCCACGAAGAAGAGCCAGGTCTTCTCTACCGCGGCGGACAACCAGCCGTCGGTGGAGGTGCACGTGCTCCAGGGCGAGCGCGACATGGCCCTCTACAACCGGACGCTCGGCAAGTTCTACCTGGACGGCATCCCGCCGGCGCACCGGGGCGTGCCGCAGATCGAGGTGACCTTCGACATCGACGCGAACGGCATCCTCCATGTCTCGGCCAAGGACATGGGGACCGGCAAGGAGCAGCAGATCCGCATCGAGGCATCCAGCGGCCTGTCGGAGGCTGAGATCGACAAGATGGTCAAGGACGCCGAGGCCCACGCCGACGAGGATTCGAAGAAGAAGGAAGAGGTGGAAGCCCGAAACCAGGCCGACCAACTCGTGTACTCGACGGAGAAGTCGCTGGAGGAACACGGCGACAAGCTCTCCGCCGAGGATAGAGGCGCCATCGACGCGGCCCTGGCCGAGTTGAAGACGGCGCTGGAGGGCAGCGACCCGGCGGCCATCAAGGCGGCTACCGAGAAGCTGACCCAGGCTTCCCAGAAACTCGCGGAAGTCCTCTACCAGCAGGCCCAGGCCGAGCAGGCGGCCGCCCAGGCGGCGCAGGCGGGCGGCGCGGCCGGTCCCGATGGTCCGCAGGACGGACCGCAGGGACCACCTCCAGGCGCCCAGCCGGGTGGAGATCCGCAGGCGCAGAAAAAGAAGAAGGAAGACGGCGCCATCGACGCGGATTACGAGGTGGTGAACTGA